From a region of the Besnoitia besnoiti strain Bb-Ger1 chromosome I, whole genome shotgun sequence genome:
- a CDS encoding lectin family protein (encoded by transcript BESB_002580), with translation MGLRRSASSMRGPSSASLASASLLFTLVCLALPSVPPSPVSVVSSPFAALLTASAAAPPPPPPAYSAGAVDPNAAQGYIPPASQQGGYYASEDQPPVQNYASAEGGYPPYAAPADGGMPPAQAYPPSYSAPAANYAGTVNAAPPSQQASPAGAGQGGQARPAAPRAPFVEGAPHVLPPAAPASAAGGGGASGADARRSAGKPLWHETVGSVELPRHSWVAPLNAENSLGEWDLAMATVPAERYVVLTPAVANRTGQFWHRQALLTSNFEVQFGFSVYGDDKAYSDAANSRSAAQRADKQSTGANGAPLRVGKPEGFAFWYVYEAYAQAFPRTLEEEQEWKLFGYKNRPKGLGVFFKVFDRAGYVRPSISVYYNEQGSRALDPVREIPLPAGIFYRYRNLPEPVVFKLAAGPAGIVGEVRATSGGAWLTCFHLKDVRLKSNGFIGFTAYNGPEAASLVPPVESPDAAARPQPGGGVADLVVLYFVKVWNLDLSVRGESDELLAQEMSDVPVDDLLKGHSVRKDEKALTEALKQLARMMYKHIAEQSPREQAMQRTINALGAQVTRLAADVREMKKEILGHIQKAGANWASGGAAAGEAKDAGAGTEEALHTVRTELHGLKNLLAQHSQIHRDSIHTLQQKVEAARAAPTSGVAPELRELATRARNLEATIAAKEHFSFFMTIGMILVLLAFAFFVWKRFRDMEKKHLL, from the exons ATGGGGCTCCGCCGTTCTGCGTCCTCCATGAGAGGtccctcttctgcctccctcgcgtctgcgtcgcttctctTCACCCTGGTCTGTCTGGCGCTCCCCTCTGTCCCGCCGTCCCCTGTCTCCGTTGTCTcttcgcccttcgccgcgctcctcacggcgtccgcagccgcgccgcccccccctcctcccgcgtacagcgccggcgcggtcgACCCgaacgcggcgcaggggTACATTCCGCCGGCTTCTCAGCAGGGCGGCTACTACGCGTCTGAAGACCAGCCGCCTGTCCAGAACTACGcgtccgcggagggcggctaCCCGCCTTacgccgcgccagcggacggcggcatgccgcccgcgcaggcgtATCCGCCGTCCTACTCGGCGCCAGCTGCCAACTACGCAGGCACTGTGAACGCTGCGCCTCCCAGCCAGCAGGCTTcacccgcgggcgcgggtcAGGGGGGTCAGGCGCGCCCTgcagctccacgcgcgccgttcgtcgagggcgcgccgcatgtcctgccgcccgcggcgccagcgagcgcggcggggggtGGAGGAGCttcaggcgccgacgcccgcaGGAGCGCCGGGAAGCCTCTCTGGCATGAGACTGTGGGGTCCGTcgagctgccgcgccacTCCTGGGTGGCGCCCCTGAATGCGGAAAACAGCCTAG GCGAATGGGACTTGGCGATGGCGACTGTGCCTGCGGAGCGGTACGTGGTGCTGACGCCAGCGGTGGCGAACCGGACAGGTCAGTTTTGGCatcggcaggcgctgctgacaAGTAACTTCGAAGTGCAGTTTGGCTTCAGCGTCTACGGAGACGACAAGGCCTACAGCGACGCGGCCAACTCGCgttcggcggcgcagcgagccgacAAGCAGTCGACCGGCGCcaacggcgcgccgctgcgggtgGGGAAGCCTGAGGGCTTCGCCTTCTGGTACGTCTACGAGGCGTACGCGCAGGCCTTCCCGCGGACCCTCGAAGAAGAGCAGGAGTGGAAACTCTTCGGCTACAAAAACCGCCCCAagggcctcggcgtcttcttcaaAGTCTTTGACCGCGCAGGCTACGTGCGGCCCTCCATCTCCGTCTACTACAACGAACAGGGCAGCCGCGCACTCGACCCTGTCCGCGAAATCCCGTTACCCGCTGGAATCTTCTACAGATACCGAAACTTGCCCGAG CCCGTCGTGTTCAAGCTCGCGGCGGGGCCGGCGGGCATCGTTGGTGAAGTGCGCGCGACCTCGGGAGGAGCGTGGCTCACGTGTTTCCACTTGAAGGACGTGCGGCTGAAGTCGAACGGGTTCATCGGTTTCACGGCCTACAACGGCCCGGAGGCGGCCTCACTGGTGCCGCCTGTGGAGAGCCCCGatgcggccgcgaggccgcagcccggcggcggcgtcgcagatCTCGTGGTGCTCTACTTTGTCAAAGTCTGGAACCTGGATTTGAGTGTGCGCGGCGAGAGTGACGAGTTGCTTGCGCAAGAAATGTCCGACGTGCCAGTAGATGACTTGCTCAAGGGGCACTCTGTTCGCAAAGACGAAAAAGCTCTCACGGAAGCGCTCAAGCAACTCGCCAGAATGATGTACAAACACATCGCCGAACAAAGCCCCAG AGAGCAGGCGATGCAGCGCACGATCAacgctctcggcgcgcaggTGACGCGTCTGGCGGCGGACGTGAGGGAGATGAAGAAGGAGATCCTGGGGCACATTCAGAAGGCCGGCGCCAACTGGGCgagtggaggcgcggcggccggggaGGCCaaagacgcgggcgcagggacggaggaggcgctgcataCAGTCCGCACAGAGTTGCACGGGCTGAAGaatctcctcgcgcagcactCGCAGATCCACCGCGACTCGATTCacacgctgcagcagaaagtcgaagctgcgcgcgcag CCCCGACCAGCGGCGTGGCGCCTGAGCTACGCGAGCTGGCGACCCGCGCCAGAAACCTCGAGGCCACGATTGCGGCCAAGGAGCACTTTTCGTTTTTCATGACGATTGGGATGATCCTCGTGCTCCTCGCATTTGCCTTTTTCGTCTGGAAGCGCTTCCGAGACATGGAGAAGAAGCATCTGCTCTGA